A single window of Periophthalmus magnuspinnatus isolate fPerMag1 chromosome 22, fPerMag1.2.pri, whole genome shotgun sequence DNA harbors:
- the LOC129457323 gene encoding S100P-binding protein-like: MSDRSYINLKIQINNDCTPEPTPKRFKCTSPDEGCFLAEESRRRSSVPFDKDVDSLLCLQDRGDDGYFSLSFEADDVQSPEDLKLGPPLFESSALCGVEESLNHSEWESTLPLQVQVKSVVVPVVPAVSVAPVEGAVRPQLAREEEEKRKYISAVTRHMNEQPSTQDVMGELLSLVSEVARDSRAPHWQHPSDLTRRNYVKRFKPTPVALEEYEKSLDFTFKRFSTIPKLFKRCT, from the exons ATGTCAGACAGGAGTTACATTAATTTGAAGATACAGATCAATAATGACTGTACTCCAGAACCAACACCAAAGCGGTTCAAGTGCACCTCTCCAGATGAAGGGTGTTTCTTGGCCGAGGAGAGCCGCCGGAGGAGCTCTGTGCCTTTTGATAAGGACGTGGACAGTCTCCTGTGCCTgcaggacagaggagacgaTGGCTATTTTTCCCTGTCCTTTGAAGCAGATGACGTCCAAAGTCCAGAGGATCTCAAACTTGGACCTCCTCTATTTGAGTCCTCTGCGCTTTGTGGGGTGGAAGAATCTTTAAACCACAGCGAGTGGGAGTCAACCCTCCCTCTACAAGTACAG GTCAAATCAGTGGTCGTTCCTGTGGTGCCTGCAGTTTCTGTTGctccagtagagggcgctgttagACCACAGTTAGCGAG agaagaggaggaaaagagaaaatacATCAGTGCTGTAACAAGGCACATGAATGAGCAGCCCTCCACTCAAG ATGTGATGGGGGAGCTTCTAAGTCTCGTATCTGAAGTAGCCCGAGATTCACGAGCCCCGCATTGGCAACATCCCTCAGATCTAACCAGGAG AAATTATGTAAAAAGATTTAAACCCACCCCAGTGGCACTTGAAGAATATGAGAAAAGCTTGGACTTCACCTTCAAACGATTCTCCACTATTCCAAAACTCTTCAAAAGATGCACTTGA